A section of the Salminus brasiliensis chromosome 10, fSalBra1.hap2, whole genome shotgun sequence genome encodes:
- the nfkbiab gene encoding nuclear factor of kappa light polypeptide gene enhancer in B-cells inhibitor, alpha b, giving the protein MDLYRGSRTSQMDYNPEGRGPKAGKALPNNDERLDSGLDSLKEEEYIEVAADLRRLRLQCAPQCPPEQEGAEWKREVTEDGDTYLHLAVIHEAQDMAIKMIDMSINDPFLNQQNYQRQTALHLAVVTEQPQVVERLLKAGSDPTLVDNNGNTALHVACRTGSLTCFSLLTQNCPDQLPAILQTPNYSGQKCLHLVALHGYLSLVESLISLGADIDAQEQCNGRTALHLAVDLQNPELVKLLVSKGADANSLTYGGHTAYHLTYGRQNEEIQKVLYDLTSRNLRELPDSESEDSEDDYEQDYEEDSMSDDEMYDDIKVMGQK; this is encoded by the exons ATGGATCTTTACCGAGGCTCCAGAACCAGCCAGATGGATTATAACCCCGAGGGTCGAGGTCCAAAGGCCGGGAAAGCTTTGCCCAACAACGACGAACGTCTGGACAGTGGACTGGACTCTCTTAAGGAGGAGGAATACATCGAAGTAGCCGCGGATCTCAGGCGGCTGCGCCTCCAGTGCGCCCCGCAGTGCCCCCCGGAGCAGGAGGGCGCGGAGTGGAAGCGAGAAGTGACCGAGGATGGCGACAC GTATTTACATCTCGCCGTCATCCACGAGGCCCAAGATATGGCCATCAAGATGATCGACATGTCAATCAACGACCCTTTCCTCAACCAGCAGAACTACCAAAGACAG ACAGCGCTGCACCTGGCCGTGGTCACTGAGCAGCCTCAGGTGGTCGAGCGCTTGCTGAAGGCCGGCTCAGACCCAACGCTGGTGGACAACAATGGCAACACGGCGCTTCACGTCGCCTGCCGCACAGGTTCTCTCACATGCTTCAGCCTTCTGACCCAGAACTGCCCTGACCAGCTCCCAGCCATTCTGCAGACGCCCAACTACAGCG GTCAGAAATGCCTACACCTGGTTGCCCTTCATGGCTACCTCTCACTGGTGGAGAGCCTGATCTCTCTCGGAGCAGATATCGATGCACAG GAGCAGTGTAACGGTCGGACAGCTCTCCACCTAGCCGTGGACCTCCAGAACCCGGAGCTGGTAAAGCTCCTGGTCAGCAAAGGTGCCGACGCGAACAGCCTGACGTACGGAGGCCACACGGCGTACCATCTGACCTACGGCCGGCAGAATGAAGAAATTCAGAAGGTGCTTTACGATCTTACGTCGAGAAACCTCCGAGAGCTTCCTGACAGCGAGTCCGAGGACAGCGAGGATGACTACGAGCAGGACTATGAGGAAGACTCGATGTCTGATGATGAG ATGTACGACGATATTAAAGTGATGGGGCAGAAATAG